Genomic window (Meiothermus sp. QL-1):
GAGGACTATTTGGAGGGGCTGGAGGCCGACCCGGGGCGGCTGGAGGAGGTGGAGGCCCGGCTGGCCCTCATCGAGCGGCTGGCGCGCAAGTACGGGGAGGGCATACCCGCCATCCTGGCCTTTGCGGAGGCGGCCCGGCAGGAGCTGGCCCTGCTGGAAGGGGCCGAGGACCGGCTGGCTGGCCTTCGGGCCGAGCGCGAGCGGGCCCGGGAGGAGCTGCTGCTTTGGGGTGAGCGGCTCTCCTCGGCCCGCCGCCGGGCTGCCGGGTGGCTTTCGGAGACGGCCAGCCGGGAAATCCAGGCTCTGGGCATGCCCCGGGCCCAATTCCGCGTGGAACTTCTGCCCCGGGCCGAGCCGGGGCCGGAAGGGTTGGAGGAGGTGCAGTTCCTCTTCTCGGCCAACCCCGGCCTGCCCGAGGCCCCTCTGGAGCGGGCCGCCTCGGGGGGGGAGCTCTCGCGGGTGATGCTGGCTTTGGCCCTTCTGACCGGGGTTGAGGCGGAGACCGTGGTCTTCGACGAGATTGATGCGGGCATTGGGGGGGAGGCGGCCTGGCAGGTGGCCGAGCGGCTGGCCCGCTTGGCCGAGGGGCGGCAGGTGCTGGTGGTCACCCACCTGCCCCAGATTGCGGCCCGGGCCCAAAGCCACTTCCGGGTGGTCAAAGCCGGAGACTCGGTGCGGGTGGAGCGGATTGAGCACGAGGAGCGGGTGCGGGAGCTGGCCCGGATGCTCTCGGGTAGCTACTCCGAGGCGGCTTTGGAGCATGCCCGCGAGCTTTTGGGCTAGATTTGCAGACCTGGGGGTGCATACACTGGAGGGTAACCTGGACTATGGATGCGCCCCGCGTAGCGATTGAGCCCGAGATGCTTAGCTGGCTGCTCCAGCTTCCCGCGCCGGTGTTCTGGCTGGATGCTGAGGGTAGGGTGGGCTGGTGCAACCCCGCGGCGGCCGCACTGGTTTCCGATTCCAGCCTGCAGGGCAAGGGGCTTTGGCACTGGTTCCAACCGGCAGCCGGTCCCTCCATGGGCCAGCCGAGGGAGAGCCTGCTGGGCCTTCCGGGAAAACGCTGGCGCTGGTTTAGGTGCAGCGCAGCCCCTTACAAAGAGGGGCGGCTTTGCGTTTTGTACGAGGTGACCCAGGAGTACAGCCAGGCCCGGGCCTATGCTTCCTCGCTCGAGGTGCTCGCCAGCCTGCTTACCCAGGAGGAAAGGCTGGAGCATCTGTTCAAGCGAATCCTGGAGACCGCGGTGGAGGTGGTGCCCGGGGCGGAGGCGGGCAGCCTGACCCTGTTCGAGGACGGCAAGTTTCGCTTCGTGGCCCAGATTGGCTTCGACGATAGCCTCAAGCAGCAGCTCCTGAGCTACGAGCAGGAGCGAGCCTGGTATGGCCTTGATGAACGCGCCTGGCTCGAGGGGCGGCCGAGGCTGCTTTTGGCCCCCGAGATCCAGCGCCGTTCAGCCCAGACGGTGGGCGAA
Coding sequences:
- a CDS encoding DNA repair protein RecN; translated protein: MLERLEVQNLAVLERVELELGPGLTVFTGETGAGKSLLVDALSLLLGERAEGMLRPGAESLLVTAFFNGRSLSRRVSPGRSVARIEGEVVSLKELSEEAARHLALHAQHAALGLVGRRAQRALLDARLEAGLLEQYRAAFARYQALDKEMAALEAAARERARRLDILRFQIQEIEQARLEPAEEEALRGEAQRLRHLEALRERVSAAVAALLGEGDALGLVAQAAREVRAAGRYDPRLELLGRDLEGALDGLRAVGRELEDYLEGLEADPGRLEEVEARLALIERLARKYGEGIPAILAFAEAARQELALLEGAEDRLAGLRAERERAREELLLWGERLSSARRRAAGWLSETASREIQALGMPRAQFRVELLPRAEPGPEGLEEVQFLFSANPGLPEAPLERAASGGELSRVMLALALLTGVEAETVVFDEIDAGIGGEAAWQVAERLARLAEGRQVLVVTHLPQIAARAQSHFRVVKAGDSVRVERIEHEERVRELARMLSGSYSEAALEHARELLG